Genomic DNA from Leptospira venezuelensis:
TTTCCAGGATCAATGCTGCTCGTCCCTATTTAGTTTTATCTTTGCACCTGAATCCTAGTTGGAAAGGACATCCGGGCGGAATGGCCGCAGTTCTTTCTCCTTCTTATCGAACTTTCTATTCATTGAGAAAAATCTCAGAAGGAAAATCTTCTAAGTCTTTTGAAGACGGACCTTGGAGTGAATGGATGCGTTTCAAAATGGAATGGTCTCGTTTGGAAAATGCAGTAGCAGATGCTTGGATCTATTTTAACGGTTATTGGCCGAATAAATCCGGAAAAAAAACGGACCTTGCTAATTTCGAAGGATATCGCCAAAACATGGTAACTTGGAAATATGCGGATCCTTCGGGTTGGATCGATAAAGCAGTGTTAGACGGTCCTGGTCCTTATGCCAAAAAACATTCAGAGTATTCTGCAAAAGGAAAATTCTGGGATAGAGAAAGAGCAGAGCCTGAACTCTGGAGAAGAGAAGACGGTGCAGAAGGATTCGGCGGCGACAATCATTACGCTGCTACGGAACTCATGAGATTTTTGCAATATGGTCTTAGGACTTTGCCTAATTCGGAAGAGGAGTTATCCAACCCGGGACCGATTAATAAGCCCTATATTTCTACTTATAGCCTTCCAACTTTTATCAATGCAATCTCTGCTTATCTGGAGATTGGTTATATTGATAAGGAAAAGGATATGAAAATCCTAACCCAAAGAAAAAAAGATACTGCGATCAGTTTGGCAGTTGGTATATATTCATTATTTCATGGTATCAAAATCAAACCTGCAGATTTGCCTTACGTTCCTAAAGGAAAGAAGATAGACTGGGCACGTTATGAGAATTTGAAGGAAGGAAATTACTTCCGTATTGTAAGGGATGAATAATTCCTAAGAGGAGATCAACATAGAATGAACCTTTTTGCTCACAATCAATCTCTATATTCAAAGGGTTTTGCCTGGCCTTTCATATTCTTCACTCTTTTGATCGTAGCTTGTTCTCCTAAACCTAAGGAGACAAATGAAAACGCAGAGCTTAATAAGCCGTTAAGTCGAAAATTGGAACGAACAATTTTGAGCAGCTCGAAAAAATACGAGCTTAAGATTTACTCGAGTGAAAACCCAGGTTGTTCCGACCAACCTTCAAGTGCTTACGATGGGGACACAATTAAGAGAGCCATGCTTTGCGAATTTCAGATCGTGGACACTGTAGATAAAAAAGTTAAATACGAAATCTCTCTGAGTGAGGATAAAAAATCGATTCAAGATTCTCAGAAATGTAAACCTGATGGATTCGTTTTGGAATTAGCTTATGATTTCATTCAATGGGACGAGAATGATCATATAGTATACTGGGGTAATATTCGGAATTACGGAGCAGCAGATTCTTCGGATAGTATCTACTCATTCGATTGGAAAAATTGTAAAACCGATTTAGTTTTTTCGATAAGTAGTGAGCATTGTACTGATGCCTGCGATTCCATCTCCTATGTCTATTATAACTCTCAGAATTATGTTTTTATTTATGATCAAAAATCCTCAGATGTGCAGATTCGGAAGATGTTGCCGGGAGGAAAAAAGAAAAATGGATTCTTCAAAGATTCTCCGAAATCCGACGCAGAATTATTTCAGATAGACCCTAAAAAATCTAGTGAACTTGCGCGATTTGTAGTCACAGGAATTGCAAGTTTTAGTTCGGAATTTCCAAATATTATCATTCATACTAGAGATTCTAAAATTACTTTTAGTCTTGATTCTGAAAGTATGATATCGACAGAAGTAAAGAAATAGAAGTGAACAGATTCTTTGGAGCGAATGTAAATTCATGATCAAACAAACTAAAATTATCTTTCTTTTTCTCTTTATTGTTAATGCAGAAAAGATTTTTCCTCAATCATATGGAGGGTCTATTTGTGAGCAATCCTCAAACCCAACTTTACTCCAACAAGTTAAAACTTCTAAAATTCCTGATCTCTATATCGGTTATTCTGTTCATGAAGTCACACTGCTCGATATGAATGGATACCAAAAATTGAATATTCCGACATACAAAATCAAACCGATCGTATTAGGATCGGGCGCAGACAAGCAATACAGGCAGGAATCTATATTGGCCATTGAGATAGTATCCGTTTATAAGGGTGAAAAATATTCGGATACTTTAATCACTGAAGTTTCCAATGAATAAGAAATTCTTCTATAAGATATAGTTTGTCTTATTCTCTTTCGGAAATGAGTTATTGTAAAAATTTCTATTTTATATTCTTGGCAGTATTTTGTTTATTTTATTGCACAGAAAGCAATGATGATATCCCGCTTCATCCCGTCAAAATGTCCGGGGTATGGAAAGAAGTGGGAGTCGACGACTTGCGATCTGGCGATACGTTTATTTTTTCCAAAAAAGGAACGGTAGTCTTTGTAATCGATCCGAAAATTTGTATTAAAAAAGAGAGAGCTATGGTCGGCGAATATCTCTGGGCCAAGGATGGACTATATATCTATTTTTATAAATTCCTTCAATTGGATGGAGGAGATTTAGATATGATCAAGAAAAAATGTGAATCAGGAGCTCCTGATTTGGAGTTCCAAGAAAAGCTTATATTAATGAATGAGGGGAGTCTGAGATTTATAGATTTTAAGGACTTCAAACAAAAGAAAGGCAATTCTGACTTCGATGACATGATAACTTTCAAAACTGGTGAAAGTGAGTTTTATCGGTTCAGTCTATTCCCGGCACAATTCCAGGAGATTATTGATTATGAAATTAAGGAAAATCGTCGATTACACTTAAAGGATCAACACCTTCGTATTCAGAATAATACCAACAAAACTATCAGATTTAGGGATGATTAAAAAGTTAAATGCGAATTTTGAAATAGAATTTGATTTTCTAATTTGTGCCCTATTAAGGAATACCTAATCAAATTCTGCTATACAAACCAATTTTGTCCTATTGTCTTTTGGTTCTTATGAAACGGTTTTTATATTCGATTCTCACCCTCTTCTTTATTTATTTAATAAGCTCGGCTATATATACAAATTTCGCAGCCCGTAAAGTTCCGAAAAATAATCTGGATTCTTTTTTAAATTCTGCGGATAAGTCATCCAAAAAGTTTGTATTGTTCTTAGGGGATAGCATTACTCACGGAACTGTGAGCTTTGATTATGTTCGCGCATTGTCTGAGAATCCTTCCTTGCAAAAATTTACCTTCGTGAATGAAGGAGTTAATAGCAGGCTGACTTATCAGATTCTGGAAAAAGTTCCGAACTCAGTCAGTTTATCCCCTGAGCATATTTTTATTTTAATAGGAACCAATGATGCTAAAGCGGCTTTAAATGAAGAAGAATATAAAGGTTATAATAAACTTTGGAATCTTCCAGAAATTCCTAATATTACGACATATGAAAAAAACCTAAGAAAGATCGTTCATAGTCTCAAGGCGGAGACACATTCTAAAATTCATTTGATCTCAATTCCTGTTTTAGGAGAGGCCTTGGAAAGTTCCCCGTTGAAACAATCCATTGCTTATTCCGAAATTATTCATAAGATAGCGAAAGAATCTGGTGTATCTTATTTACCTTTTAACGAAGCTTTGGTGGCCGAGTTGCAGAAGGAGCCGAATCATCCGGAAAAGGAATACGCCAAAAATACTCCTAGATTGTTTTGGGCAATATATAGACATTTCGGTCTGTTCCAGACTTGGGACCAAATTTCGGAACAGTCGGGTCGGATTTTTTTAACGGATGATATTCATATTAATGAACGGGCAGGTAACATCCTTCTCGAAATGATCCAGAAGGAATTAACAGAACCATCGGAAAATCAGTATAAGAACTCCTTCTTCTTTAAATATTTTTTTCAATACCTAAGCTTAAGCTTAATACTGAAACAGACTTACTGAATTGGAATTGAGCAAGCTGTATCTCTTTTGCGGAGAAGATAGAATGAGCCAGAGTCCAGTCGGAGGACTCACTTCCTTTCATTGATTTTGGAAATGCATATTCTATCGCGAAATGAAGTGCTGTTCCACTCGCAGTATAATATCCTAAACCCCCAGATAGGTGGTGTTCATTTGTGGTTCCAAGCATTGGATTTAAACCCTGGGGAGTCGTTGGTGTTTTGGCATAACTGTATCCTGCTCTGAACCTAAATCCGTATTTCCAATCGTATTCGGCACCTAGAGCGAAACAATATTGATCTCTCCATCTGAAATTCATTTGTATTACATTTGTTTCGAGCCCAACCGGAGTAGTTAATATTGGTTGGTCTAATATAAATCGATTCGTGTGAAAACTTTGGGACCAAGGAATAAATTTAATATCAAAATCAAAAATCCAGGAATTGTTCCTATAGGAGATCCCGAAAATATGCCGATCCGGCCAAACCATATATCTGGATACTCGAGATTCATTTTTGACTATTGGATTTTCTCCTTCTACTTTTATCTGCCCATCCATATGTAAAACATTCCTTAGCGTATAGGAGTAAGCTACTCGAACATTCGAAGAAAGATCATAAGAAAATCCTAATTTTCCTCCATAAGAATAAGCTGGATCACTATTATACGCGAGACTGCCTGGGAGTTCGACTGTCCTGCTTAAATCCAAGTTTGTCTTCTTCATTTCCATGAATGCATATGCAAGATCAAGTCCTAAGCCTACGGATAGATTTCCGAATCTATATCCGGTGCCAACGGTTAACTTTGTAAGCATAAATTTGAATTTAAGATCTTCTTTTATCTTTCTTTCTGTTCCGAAAGATACATCGCTGCCTAATGTTTCATTTAAAGTTTCTTTGCCTGGGGAGATCCGATTTATATTTGAAAATGAACCTCCACCTCCACCTTGTGTATACAATGCAAATCCGATCCCGAGACGATCTGTGACTGGCTGGATATAACCCATATAAGGAAAAACCGCTCTTGGAGTTTCCACGATCTGATTTTGATAGGAAAGATTAGGATCTTTGTCTATAAAAGAATCTGAATATTCAATTCTCGCAAAATGAACAGAAGTGCCGAATTCCCATTTAGGGGTGGTGAGTCTCGCTAAATGAGAAGGGTTTGATTCCAAGTCCATGACGGATCCACCGACTGCCTGAAATGCCCCTCCCATCCCAGCTTGCCTCGCTCCGAATGAAGTGGGCATGATTCCTTGGAATCCATAAAGAGAAGAAAAGATTGAGGAGAAGAAGAGCAGAAGGATTATTAAAAAGGGGAACAACCTTCGTTTGCGTCGGTTGGATGGAAAATCAATTCTGATAATAATTCCGAGATTCATTCTCAAATTATAAAGAATACCTCAGGTTTTGCATTGATCCAGGTCAATTGTTTAGAATCTGGTGAGATAAACCATCGGTTCCGGATAAGCAGGATAGCGGATGGAGAACCTGGACGCAGTTTCTATTTTTCTTCTATCTTCTGGAAAGCAGATAAATTCGATCCGGAAGTCTCGGATCTCCATCTCGGGAGGCTGGATCCCATCTATAAAATCCATCCATTCCCAAGTTGGAACATTGATAAAAAGAAGTCCCCCCTCTGGGAATTCGTAACGCGGCTCTTTTTTATATTCTTGAGAATTCCATTCTAGATGAATATACACTCTTGGATGATGTTCTTCGAAGTCCATTATCAATTCGTAATTGATCCGATCGAGTGCAGGTTTAAGAGAGGGGAAGG
This window encodes:
- a CDS encoding N-acetylmuramoyl-L-alanine amidase — encoded protein: MFIFSFPVSSQETTPKRTYNIVIDPGHGGLDLKPKEEHGDKYDPISNKYLEPYKAGAQTKSRRESEVVLALAKEVKEILDLTKTPEGFETFRSYAKKFTNDTLPWIRIDSDLTREETAKEEGADLSSDPNAFYRLYDYPDKKSGKIKPGRISRINAARPYLVLSLHLNPSWKGHPGGMAAVLSPSYRTFYSLRKISEGKSSKSFEDGPWSEWMRFKMEWSRLENAVADAWIYFNGYWPNKSGKKTDLANFEGYRQNMVTWKYADPSGWIDKAVLDGPGPYAKKHSEYSAKGKFWDRERAEPELWRREDGAEGFGGDNHYAATELMRFLQYGLRTLPNSEEELSNPGPINKPYISTYSLPTFINAISAYLEIGYIDKEKDMKILTQRKKDTAISLAVGIYSLFHGIKIKPADLPYVPKGKKIDWARYENLKEGNYFRIVRDE
- a CDS encoding SGNH/GDSL hydrolase family protein; amino-acid sequence: MKRFLYSILTLFFIYLISSAIYTNFAARKVPKNNLDSFLNSADKSSKKFVLFLGDSITHGTVSFDYVRALSENPSLQKFTFVNEGVNSRLTYQILEKVPNSVSLSPEHIFILIGTNDAKAALNEEEYKGYNKLWNLPEIPNITTYEKNLRKIVHSLKAETHSKIHLISIPVLGEALESSPLKQSIAYSEIIHKIAKESGVSYLPFNEALVAELQKEPNHPEKEYAKNTPRLFWAIYRHFGLFQTWDQISEQSGRIFLTDDIHINERAGNILLEMIQKELTEPSENQYKNSFFFKYFFQYLSLSLILKQTY
- a CDS encoding OmpP1/FadL family transporter, which codes for MNLGIIIRIDFPSNRRKRRLFPFLIILLLFFSSIFSSLYGFQGIMPTSFGARQAGMGGAFQAVGGSVMDLESNPSHLARLTTPKWEFGTSVHFARIEYSDSFIDKDPNLSYQNQIVETPRAVFPYMGYIQPVTDRLGIGFALYTQGGGGGSFSNINRISPGKETLNETLGSDVSFGTERKIKEDLKFKFMLTKLTVGTGYRFGNLSVGLGLDLAYAFMEMKKTNLDLSRTVELPGSLAYNSDPAYSYGGKLGFSYDLSSNVRVAYSYTLRNVLHMDGQIKVEGENPIVKNESRVSRYMVWPDRHIFGISYRNNSWIFDFDIKFIPWSQSFHTNRFILDQPILTTPVGLETNVIQMNFRWRDQYCFALGAEYDWKYGFRFRAGYSYAKTPTTPQGLNPMLGTTNEHHLSGGLGYYTASGTALHFAIEYAFPKSMKGSESSDWTLAHSIFSAKEIQLAQFQFSKSVSVLSLSLGIEKNI